The following proteins are encoded in a genomic region of Brachypodium distachyon strain Bd21 chromosome 1, Brachypodium_distachyon_v3.0, whole genome shotgun sequence:
- the LOC100829151 gene encoding nuclear transcription factor Y subunit B-1, with the protein MEGRGQANGPGNNAREGNRRTKFPASYLTGIMARALSQHPGARISGGASDAVDRCVEEFIAVVTSAAADWCREQNKTTLDSDDLINAMEDLGFYQYVGPLEDYLRQYREFQGRQPAPPTPAALVTTVEMPPPQVPSGAAAASTSRMPPASAAAPAHARDDVDE; encoded by the exons ATGGAAGGACGAGGTCAAGCAAATGGCCCTGGCAACAACGCAAGAGAAG GCAACAGAAGGACGAAGTTCCCGGCTAGCTACCTGACAGGCATCATGGCACGCGCCCTGTCGCAGCACCCGGGAGCCAGGATCAGCGGAGGTGCAAGCGACGCCGTGGACCGGTGCGTCGAGGAGTTCATCGCCGTGGTCACCTCCGCGGCTGCGGACTGGTGCCGGGAGCAGAACAAGACGACCCTGGACAGCGACGACCTCATCAACGCCATGGAAGATCTTGGCTTCTACCAGTATGTGGGGCCCCTGGAAGATTACCTCCGCCAGTACCGCGAGTTTCAGGGCCGTCAGCCTGCACCACCGACACCGGCAGCCCTTGTGACGACGGTGGAGATGCCACCTCCACAGGTGCCGTCTGGAGCTGCAGCCGCAAGTACCTCTCGGATGCCacctgcttctgctgctgcccctGCCCATGCCCGTGACGATGTGGATGAGTGA